Proteins found in one Oryza glaberrima chromosome 4, OglaRS2, whole genome shotgun sequence genomic segment:
- the LOC127771422 gene encoding bifunctional adenosine 5'-phosphosulfate phosphorylase/adenylylsulfatase HINT4 has translation MKKLFCFRGGTVARRSERAPMAEWCVFCPIARRDPACNTVLLYSDDRVMAFKDINPSAFRHYLVIPIEHIPTVNNLQRTTEDHQLVSHMLAVGRDLLNRDAPNSEEHRFGFHQPPFNSVDHLHLHCLALPFTPSWRQVKYTPLGPLGGFIEVESLLERIRP, from the exons ATGAAGAAGCTGTTCTGCTTCCGCGGCGGCACCGTGGCGAGGAGGTCGGAGAGGGCGCCGATGGCTGAATGGTGCGTGTTCTGCCCCATCGCCCGCCGCGACCCCGCTTGCAACACCGTCCTCCTCTACTCC GATGACAGGGTCATGGCGTTCAAGGACATCAACCCGTCGGCTTTCAG GCACTATCTTGTCATACCCATTGAACATATACCTACTGTCAATAATCTCCAAAGAACCACCGAAGATCACCAGTTAG TTAGTCACATGTTGGCAGTAGGAAGAGATTTACTCAATCGGGATGCTCCCAATTCGGAGGAACACAG ATTTGGTTTTCACCAGCCACCATTTAATAGTGTTGATCACCTTCATCTTCACTGCTTGGCATTGCCATTTACGCCCAG CTGGAGGCAAGTAAAATATACACCTCTTGGTCCCCTTGGAGGGTTTATTGAAGTTGAGAGTCTATTGGAAAGAATACGCCCATAG
- the LOC127771424 gene encoding uncharacterized protein LOC127771424: protein MPSCCRPITFDVNKVPTMRGPSAPRSGEGQRRHAARSEGEQERDGGRRRGAVAARRGRTAAARPGHGLVAAGVRRAGGSWRHTMRGGAGAIKRPWRGAASTPWTADAVQRPSTARCGDAGGRVGAGCG from the coding sequence ATGCCATCCTGCTGCAGGCCAATCACATTCGACGTTAACAAGGTGCCAACCATGCGGGGACCTAGCGCACCGAGGTCCGGcgaggggcagcggcggcacgcggcgcgcAGCGAGGGCGAGCAGGAGCGTgacggcggccgacggcggggcgcggtggcggctcgTCGCggccgcacggcggcggcgcggccaggACACGGGCTCGTGGCGGCCGGCGTgcggcgggccggcggctcATGGCGCCACACCATgcggggcggcgcgggggcgaTCAAGCGGCCATGGCGTGGTGCTGCGAGCACGCCGTGGACGGCGGATGCGGTGCAGCGGCCTAGCACGGCACGGTGCGGTGACGCCGGTGGCCGGGTGGGTGCGGGATGCGGCTGA
- the LOC127771556 gene encoding beta-fructofuranosidase 1, protein MIPAISPMMDGAAPLLPETSPESRQQRDPERGKRRTPVLPAVVASAVVLLGLAALFLVYGFHDGGDGRAAVLAPGTVEVAASSSRGVVEGVSEKSTTPALRLGGGAVRDYAWTNSMLSWQRTAFHFQPPNNWMNDPNGPLYYKGWYHLFYQWNPDSAVWGNITWGHAVSRDLIHWLHLPLAMVPDHWYDINGVWTGSATQLPDGRIVLLYTGATEESVQVQNLAEPADPNDPLLREWSKAEANPVLVPPPGIGLTDFRDPTTAWRNPADSAWRITIGSKDRDHAGLALVYKTEDFLHYDLLPTLLHVVKGTGMWECVDLYPVSTSPAVEDGLETSTPPGPGVKHVLKASLDDDRNDYYAIGTYDGETDTWTPDNADIDVGIGLRYDYGKFYASKTFYDPVGRRRVLWGWIGETDSERADILKGWASLQSIPRTVMLDTKTGSNLLQWPVVEVENLRMRGKSFDGLDVSPGSVVPLDVGKATQLDIEAVFEVDTSAADGVVTEAGAAAYSCGTGGGAVGRGLMGPFGLLVLADDQLSERTAVFFYLVKGVDGNLTTFFCQDELRSSKANDLVKRVYGSLVPVLDGENLSIRILVDHSIVEGFAQGGRTCITSRVYPTKAIYESAKIFLFNNATNVGVTAKSLKIWELNSAYIRPYVD, encoded by the exons ATGATCCCGGCCATCTCCCCGATGATGGACGGCGCCGCGCCTCTGCTTCCCGAGACGAGCCCCGAGAGCCGCCAGCAACGTGATCcggagagggggaagaggcgGACGCCGGTCCTCCCGGCCGTCGTCGCGTCCGCCGTGGTCCTTCTCGGCCTCGCGGCGCTCTTCCTGGTGTATGGATTTCACGACGGTGGAGACGGGAGGGCGGCCGTACTCGCGCCCGGCACCGTGGAGGTCGCGGCCTCGTCGTCCCGCGGCGTCGTGGAGGGCGTCTCGGAGAAGTCCACCACCCCGGCGctgcgcctcggcggcggcgcggtccgGGACTACGCCTGGACCAACTCGATGCTGTCCTGGCAGCGCACGGCGTTCCACTTCCAGCCCCCCAACAATTGGATGAACG ATCCGAACG GTCCACTGTACTACAAGGGATGGTACCATCTGTTCTACCAATGGAACCCGGACTCGGCCGTGTGGGGGAACATCACCTGGGGCCATGCCGTGTCGCGCGATCTCATCCACTGGCTGCACCTGCCGCTCGCCATGGTGCCCGACCACTGGTACGACATCAACGGCGTCTGGACCGGCTCGGCGACGCAGCTGCCCGACGGCCGGATCGTCCTGCTCTACACCGGCGCcacggaggagtcggtgcaggtgCAGAACCTGGCCGAGCCGGCCGACCCGAACGACCCGCTGCTGCGGGAATGGAGCAAGGCGGAGGCGAACCCGGTGCTGGTGCCGCCGCCGGGCATCGGGCTGACGGACTTCCGCGAcccgacgacggcgtggcgcAACCCGGCCGACTCGGCGTGGCGGATCACCATCGGGTCCAAGGACCGCGACCACGCGGGGCTGGCGCTCGTGTACAAGACGGAGGACTTCCTGCACTACGACCTGCTGCCCACGCTGCTGCACGTCGTCAAGGGCACCGGCATGTGGGAGTGCGTGGACTTGTACCCGGTGTCCACCTCGCCGGCCGTCGAGGACGGGCTCGAGACGTCCACCCCGCCGGGGCCCGGCGTGAAGCACGTACTCAAGGCCAGCCTCGACGACGACAGAAACGACTACTACGCCATCGGCACCTACGACGGCGAGACCGATACCTGGACGCCGGACAACGCCGACATCGACGTCGGGATCGGGCTCCGGTACGACTACGGCAAGTTCTACGCGTCCAAGACGTTCTACGACCCCGTCGGGCGGCGTCGCGTGCTATGGGGGTGGATCGGCGAGACCGACAGCGAGCGGGCTGACATACTCAAGGGCTGGGCCTCCCTTCAG TCAATTCCGAGGACAGTTATGCTGGACACGAAGACTGGCAGCAACCTGCTCCAGTggccggtggtggaggtggagaacCTCCGTATGCGCGGCAAGAGCTTCGACGGCCTCGACGTCTCTCCCGGCTCCGTCGTGCCGTTGGACGTCGGCAAAGCAACACAG CTGGACATCGAGGCCGTGTTCGAGGTGGACACTTCGGCAGCCGACGGTGTCGTCACGGAGGCTGGAGCAGCAGCATACAGCTGCGGCACGGGCGGCGGTGCGGTTGGCCGTGGCTTGATGGGCCCGTTCGGGCTTCTCGTGCTGGCTGATGATCAGTTGTCGGAGCGGACGGCTGTCTTCTTCTACCTGGTCAAGGGAGTCGACGGCAACCTTACAACCTTCTTCTGCCAAGACGAGCTCAG gTCATCAAAAGCAAACGATCTAGTTAAGAGAGTCTATGGCAGCTTGGTACCTGTGCTAGATGGCGAAAACCTGTCAATAAGGATTTTG GTTGATCACTCCATAGTTGAGGGCTTCGCTCAAGGAGGGAGGACATGCATTACCTCGCGTGTGTATCCCACCAAAGCCATCTACGAGTCGGCCAAAATCTTTCTTTTCAACAATGCCACAAATGTCGGAGTCACTGCCAAATCGCTAAAGATTTGGGAGCTGAACTCTGCTTACATCCGTCCATATGTAGACTAG